From Streptomyces sp. NBC_00690, a single genomic window includes:
- a CDS encoding endonuclease/exonuclease/phosphatase family protein: MPTVSPDMVDLARWVRALKGLDDLRDRCGVGVGVGVGNIRAVSWNLDLGGVDGVLERRLRGQSEVLAALRPDVLALQECTFWDADEERRLLWMTDVLGMVPVRMEPSRLGDGRNHTALLYRPSTLRLIGRRTLGAGVYHHALIRARLRPVHTEGDRHDVLVLATHLTHIDGDRRLAEARCLTDYAGTLPGMPDRALLLGDLHCPGADDVEPVDWERLPRNLHARHRLIAPDGSFGPMDRRALAVLVNAGWIDPQALTGRARAATVGHGGEGIALRLDHILVRGLPVESYRTHDTPEARAVSDHLPVVLDTSLMEPRLPGRESKPRPPGPVSGRGTPV; this comes from the coding sequence ATGCCGACGGTGAGTCCCGACATGGTCGACCTCGCCCGCTGGGTGCGGGCACTGAAGGGCCTGGACGACTTACGGGACCGGTGCGGCGTCGGCGTCGGCGTCGGCGTCGGGAACATCCGGGCCGTGAGCTGGAATCTCGACCTCGGCGGGGTGGACGGTGTCCTGGAGCGCCGACTGAGGGGACAGTCCGAAGTGCTGGCCGCCTTGCGCCCCGATGTGCTCGCCCTTCAGGAGTGCACCTTCTGGGACGCGGACGAGGAACGCCGGCTGCTCTGGATGACGGACGTGCTCGGCATGGTCCCGGTGCGGATGGAGCCCTCCCGGTTGGGCGACGGCCGCAATCACACGGCCCTGCTCTACCGACCCAGCACGCTACGGCTGATCGGTCGACGCACCCTCGGGGCGGGCGTGTACCACCATGCGTTGATCAGGGCACGGCTGCGACCCGTTCACACCGAAGGTGATCGCCACGACGTACTCGTCCTCGCGACCCACCTCACTCATATCGACGGAGATCGCCGGCTCGCCGAGGCGCGTTGTCTGACCGACTACGCCGGCACCCTCCCGGGGATGCCGGATCGAGCCCTCCTCCTGGGCGATCTCCACTGCCCGGGCGCGGATGACGTCGAACCGGTGGACTGGGAGCGCCTGCCCCGGAATCTGCACGCGCGGCATCGGCTGATCGCTCCCGATGGGAGCTTCGGGCCGATGGACCGGCGTGCCCTGGCGGTCCTGGTCAACGCCGGGTGGATCGATCCGCAGGCACTCACCGGGCGGGCCAGGGCCGCGACCGTCGGACACGGCGGTGAGGGGATCGCCCTGCGGCTGGACCACATCCTCGTACGGGGGCTACCGGTGGAGTCGTACCGCACCCATGACACCCCCGAGGCGCGGGCCGTCTCCGATCATCTGCCGGTGGTGTTGGACACGAGCCTCATGGAGCCCCGTCTCCCAGGCCGGGAGTCGAAGCCTCGTCCCCCAGGCCCGGTGTCGGGTCGAGGTACACCCGTCTGA
- a CDS encoding ATP-binding protein, with amino-acid sequence MTIRTTPPPTPTVRHTGTFTPYLPPPTPGFEIRFGRTTAPGEQLSALDRARPGQVRGLGRVQLQHWGMEGLAEDAELVISELVTNAFQHGSGDSVRVWLGRTTTHVRIEVGGGGSGPQPRPRQAEPWEEGGRGLYLVDALAESWGVASSDGRVWCALALPRES; translated from the coding sequence ATGACGATCAGAACCACACCCCCACCCACCCCCACCGTGCGCCACACCGGCACCTTCACCCCGTACCTCCCGCCTCCCACCCCCGGCTTTGAGATCCGGTTCGGGCGGACCACTGCGCCCGGGGAGCAGCTCAGTGCGTTGGATCGGGCGCGGCCCGGGCAGGTGCGGGGGCTGGGGCGGGTGCAGCTTCAGCACTGGGGGATGGAGGGGCTGGCCGAGGACGCCGAGTTGGTGATCTCCGAGTTGGTGACCAATGCCTTTCAGCACGGGAGCGGGGACAGCGTTCGCGTATGGCTGGGGCGTACCACCACCCATGTGCGGATCGAAGTCGGTGGTGGTGGCAGCGGCCCGCAGCCTCGGCCACGGCAGGCAGAGCCCTGGGAGGAAGGCGGTCGGGGGCTGTATCTGGTCGATGCGCTCGCCGAGTCCTGGGGAGTGGCCTCCTCCGACGGGCGCGTGTGGTGTGCACTCGCCCTGCCCCGGGAGTCCTGA
- a CDS encoding helix-turn-helix domain-containing protein: MAARRGPTFRRRELGKELRRLREKADLTIQEAVSGLGFSDTKLGRVETGHNSLPRVEDLEKLLDRLGVDDIDDRDGLLELHRNSLSRDPWIPYRDVMPSGMPMYVGLEADAREMRTWQPMYVFGLLQTEAYTRAQFMAAKPVEETTTAFVENSVSLRMERKHLLTREETPLTLRVILDESALRRVVGGPDVMREQYEEIERLGQLDHVTVQILPQRLATFRSDFNFAVLDFDAPVDSIVQSDIPGTITVTDKPSDVWKYNQRFNNMRGEALGPSATAGFLHQLAQEM, from the coding sequence ATGGCTGCACGCAGGGGGCCGACGTTCCGTCGTCGGGAACTGGGCAAGGAACTGCGTCGACTGAGGGAGAAGGCGGATCTGACGATTCAGGAAGCCGTCTCCGGGCTCGGCTTCAGCGACACCAAACTCGGCAGAGTTGAGACCGGACACAACAGTTTGCCGCGCGTGGAGGACCTGGAGAAGCTACTCGATCGCTTGGGCGTCGATGACATCGACGATCGAGACGGCCTGCTGGAGTTGCACAGAAACTCTCTCAGTCGCGATCCCTGGATTCCCTACAGGGATGTCATGCCCTCCGGTATGCCGATGTACGTCGGTCTGGAGGCCGACGCCCGCGAGATGCGGACTTGGCAACCGATGTACGTGTTCGGCCTGCTCCAGACCGAGGCGTACACCCGGGCCCAGTTCATGGCAGCCAAGCCAGTCGAGGAAACCACGACAGCCTTCGTCGAAAACAGCGTCAGCCTCCGCATGGAACGCAAGCACCTGCTAACTCGCGAGGAAACCCCCCTGACACTTCGCGTAATCCTCGATGAGTCAGCACTTCGACGTGTTGTCGGTGGGCCAGATGTCATGAGGGAGCAGTACGAGGAGATCGAGCGTCTCGGCCAGCTTGACCATGTGACGGTCCAGATCCTGCCTCAGAGACTCGCCACATTCCGGTCGGACTTCAACTTCGCGGTTCTGGACTTCGACGCTCCAGTGGACTCCATCGTCCAGTCAGACATTCCAGGCACGATCACGGTCACCGACAAGCCCAGCGATGTATGGAAGTACAACCAGAGATTCAACAACATGCGTGGTGAGGCTCTGGGGCCCTCAGCAACAGCCGGATTTCTACACCAACTAGCGCAGGAGATGTAG
- a CDS encoding DUF397 domain-containing protein encodes MRAPEVAPENTWKKSSYSDSQGGSCVETAAQAGQVGIRDSKDRNGPVVVVPANTWSTFVAFITR; translated from the coding sequence ATGAGGGCGCCAGAAGTGGCACCCGAAAACACGTGGAAGAAGTCCTCCTACAGCGACAGCCAGGGTGGATCGTGCGTTGAGACCGCCGCCCAGGCTGGCCAGGTCGGCATCCGTGACTCCAAGGATCGGAACGGCCCAGTAGTCGTCGTCCCTGCCAACACCTGGAGCACCTTCGTCGCTTTCATCACCCGCTAG
- a CDS encoding phosphatidylinositol-specific phospholipase C domain-containing protein — MTTEGLFPTEAEAARRTPYYQSLKDAHHPDWMSRINDDVSLGRLSVPGTHDTLAIRGGDIAETQEDYGISGQTLRAQLDAGIRSIDIRVRVIGDRFTIHHGTFYQEANFSDVLLELKTFLTARPTETVLLNLKAECTGSLGSCTDEPDTTTGEDRRRIFEWYRDNDPNRDVLYQPSVSGAGTIDMPNLGQVRGKAVLTQFRGPSGGAFGNLGLTQLFSDTDRTHYIQDEYDVPTVFDIDAKWRKAQSHFVRTNADTNKNSLYLNYLSGASTGAYPYSVAGGTPGIRGVNDFALEYLQGGHASRTGVVIMDYPGGALIDSILATNATLPPPRAKVVRMAVMPLGDSITLGVGSNTRTGYRPALAAALGKEATTLEFVGSQVDADGVTRHEGHSGWRIDQLQAEIETWLAAAKPNIVTLHIGTNDMNRNYQVATAPQRLGTLIDQIHTASPDTAVVVASLVPATDPAVQARVNTYNAAIPGIVSSRAAQGYKITQVSMGGLTNADLNDNLHPNNAGYTKMAQAFLGGVRELADKGWIKETVIVKPAPPKRSTGVGDYNVDINGDGLADYLVVDDNGATRAWLNNGAGGWTAQGYIASGSAAWTGSQVRFADVAGDGRADYLVVAPNGAVRAFVNLGGDGRGGWTDKGTIATGSSAWTGDRVRFANVGGDAYADYLIVEDNGATRAFLNSTNATTGVIQWTDQGTIATGSAAWTGSQVRFADIGGDARADYLVVEDNGATRAFVNAGGDGRGGWTDKGTIATGSANWIGSQVRFANISGDARPEFLILDDNGAIRSFLNTTNATTGAIRWTDQGIVATGVGAPGHRVRI, encoded by the coding sequence GTGACGACGGAAGGACTCTTCCCCACTGAGGCAGAGGCAGCGAGGCGGACGCCGTACTACCAAAGCCTGAAGGACGCCCACCATCCCGACTGGATGTCGAGGATCAACGACGACGTATCGCTCGGTCGGCTCTCGGTTCCCGGAACACATGACACCCTCGCCATTCGAGGTGGTGATATCGCGGAAACGCAGGAGGACTACGGTATCAGCGGCCAAACGCTGAGGGCTCAGCTCGATGCCGGTATCCGTTCCATCGACATCCGTGTCCGTGTCATCGGCGACCGATTCACCATCCACCATGGCACCTTCTACCAAGAAGCAAATTTCTCCGATGTGCTTCTGGAACTGAAGACCTTCCTCACGGCGCGGCCCACCGAGACAGTTCTGTTGAACCTCAAGGCCGAGTGCACGGGTTCGTTGGGGTCCTGCACGGACGAGCCCGACACCACGACGGGGGAGGACAGACGGCGGATCTTCGAGTGGTACCGGGACAACGACCCCAATCGTGATGTCCTCTACCAGCCTTCCGTCTCCGGAGCGGGCACCATCGACATGCCCAACCTGGGCCAGGTGCGGGGCAAGGCGGTCCTGACTCAGTTCCGAGGGCCGAGCGGCGGAGCTTTCGGGAACTTGGGGCTGACTCAACTCTTCTCCGACACCGACAGGACCCACTACATCCAGGACGAGTACGACGTCCCGACCGTCTTCGACATCGACGCCAAATGGCGTAAGGCACAGAGTCACTTCGTCAGGACCAACGCCGACACCAACAAGAACTCCCTCTACCTCAACTACCTCAGCGGCGCCAGTACGGGGGCCTACCCGTACTCCGTCGCCGGTGGTACGCCAGGGATTCGAGGGGTCAACGACTTCGCTCTGGAGTACCTCCAGGGGGGCCACGCAAGTCGTACCGGGGTGGTGATCATGGACTACCCGGGCGGCGCGCTGATCGATTCCATCCTCGCAACCAATGCGACCCTGCCGCCTCCCCGCGCCAAAGTGGTGCGCATGGCGGTCATGCCGCTCGGTGACTCGATCACCCTGGGAGTGGGCAGCAACACACGGACCGGCTACCGGCCGGCCCTGGCGGCTGCACTCGGCAAGGAAGCCACCACCCTGGAGTTCGTAGGTTCGCAGGTCGACGCCGACGGTGTGACCCGTCATGAAGGGCACTCGGGCTGGCGCATCGATCAGCTCCAGGCCGAGATCGAGACCTGGCTTGCCGCGGCGAAGCCGAACATCGTCACGCTGCACATCGGCACCAACGACATGAACCGCAACTACCAGGTCGCCACCGCCCCGCAGCGGCTGGGCACACTGATCGACCAGATCCACACCGCATCGCCCGACACCGCCGTCGTGGTCGCCTCCCTGGTACCGGCCACCGATCCGGCGGTCCAGGCCCGCGTCAACACGTACAACGCGGCGATTCCCGGCATCGTCTCCTCTCGTGCCGCCCAGGGCTACAAGATCACCCAGGTCAGCATGGGCGGGCTGACCAACGCCGATCTGAACGACAATCTGCACCCCAACAACGCCGGCTACACCAAGATGGCCCAAGCGTTCCTCGGTGGCGTCCGCGAACTCGCCGACAAGGGCTGGATCAAGGAAACGGTCATCGTCAAGCCCGCCCCGCCGAAGCGGTCCACCGGTGTCGGTGACTACAACGTCGACATCAACGGCGACGGGCTGGCCGACTACCTCGTCGTCGACGACAACGGCGCCACCCGTGCCTGGCTCAACAACGGGGCCGGCGGCTGGACCGCTCAGGGTTACATCGCCTCCGGCTCGGCGGCCTGGACCGGCAGCCAGGTGCGCTTCGCCGATGTAGCCGGTGACGGCCGTGCCGACTACCTGGTCGTCGCGCCCAACGGTGCCGTGCGCGCGTTCGTCAATCTCGGCGGCGACGGCCGCGGAGGCTGGACCGACAAGGGCACCATCGCCACCGGTTCCTCGGCCTGGACGGGTGACCGGGTACGGTTCGCCAACGTCGGCGGAGACGCCTACGCCGACTATCTGATCGTGGAGGACAACGGCGCCACCCGAGCGTTCCTGAACTCCACGAACGCCACCACGGGCGTCATCCAGTGGACCGACCAGGGCACCATCGCCACCGGTTCGGCCGCCTGGACCGGCAGCCAGGTGCGCTTCGCCGACATCGGCGGCGACGCCCGTGCCGACTACCTCGTGGTGGAGGACAACGGGGCCACCCGCGCCTTCGTCAACGCCGGTGGCGACGGCCGCGGAGGCTGGACCGACAAGGGCACCATCGCCACGGGCTCGGCCAACTGGATCGGCAGCCAGGTGCGCTTCGCCAACATCAGCGGCGACGCCCGCCCCGAGTTCCTGATCCTCGACGACAACGGCGCCATCCGCTCCTTCCTCAACACGACCAATGCCACGACGGGTGCCATCAGGTGGACCGACCAGGGCATCGTCGCCACCGGCGTCGGAGCGCCCGGACACCGCGTTCGCATCTGA
- a CDS encoding helix-turn-helix transcriptional regulator → MGGAVSDTGDFGRRLHGLRVDAGISQEELAHAAGVSVRALSNLERGRSRGPQRRTVQALAAALGLDAPTATALERSASLGRPRTSGGPTTEPSDGPALRHTLTLPRDLHDFTARGPALARLLSLVERTDPAHPPVAVICGQPGLGKTAFAVHAAHTLAPHFPDGQLHLDLRGMAAQPAPPQEALAKLLAALGVAEQMVPRDLEDRAGLFRSLAATRRLLLLLDNAVDENQLRPLLPGTGTCLTLVTSRSSLTALEAVHRVELSLLRREEAVELLTRIVGVERVSHEAQATRDLADLCGRLPLALRIAGQRLAARPHESLGKLAAQLDREERRLDTLQAGDLRVRAAFALSYRQLDTPSRLLLRRCALAAGPDLSPETAALLAGIPVRDAGLRLEELCDRGLLQADATAERYRLHDLLKLFAAEQSTAEDDPATRDEALDRTARWMLARATTAALHFDAERHSTPAGDPDPATSPAGRDQARAWLEAERDQWLAALHHALTVGRYRQVLDAAEAMHWFSDLTQHWQQWTAVFQHGTDAARALGSQHEEATQLNYLAWAQNRCAHNPYAALEAADAALAVARACGDPLQTGWALGYGAGALRRLGRTDEAIARLHAAAACHRDNPSTSGRLAELTTLNALGETLREHGRADQALEHHLYGLEICDQGISGQAPHLLALFHAVTLQHLGNDYAALDRWQEAETPLRRAWDTFEEMAMPGWSGPAQLELGRVLRQLDRLGEARTALAAALHTLTEHHHPLQSEAAAELHALDRAHG, encoded by the coding sequence ATGGGCGGCGCTGTGTCGGACACCGGCGACTTCGGCCGGCGCCTGCACGGTCTGCGGGTCGACGCCGGTATCAGCCAGGAGGAATTGGCGCACGCCGCGGGGGTGAGCGTGCGCGCACTGTCGAACCTGGAACGCGGACGGTCCCGGGGCCCGCAGCGCCGCACCGTGCAGGCCCTGGCAGCCGCGCTGGGCCTGGACGCCCCCACTGCCACGGCGCTGGAACGATCCGCCAGCCTCGGCCGCCCCCGAACCTCCGGCGGGCCGACCACCGAACCGTCCGACGGGCCCGCCCTGCGGCACACACTGACGCTCCCCCGCGACCTCCATGACTTCACCGCTCGCGGCCCCGCTCTGGCCCGGCTGTTGTCACTGGTGGAACGGACCGACCCCGCCCACCCTCCGGTCGCGGTGATCTGCGGACAGCCGGGGCTGGGCAAGACCGCCTTCGCCGTTCACGCCGCCCACACCCTCGCCCCGCACTTCCCGGACGGACAGTTGCACCTCGATCTGCGGGGGATGGCGGCCCAGCCCGCACCTCCCCAGGAAGCCCTGGCCAAACTGCTGGCCGCCCTGGGTGTGGCCGAGCAGATGGTGCCCCGTGATCTGGAGGACCGGGCCGGACTGTTCCGCTCCCTCGCCGCGACCCGACGTCTGTTGCTGTTGCTCGACAACGCGGTCGACGAGAACCAGTTACGCCCTCTGCTCCCGGGGACCGGCACCTGTCTCACCCTCGTCACCAGCCGCAGCAGCCTCACCGCTCTGGAGGCGGTGCACCGGGTGGAACTCTCGCTGTTGCGCCGTGAGGAAGCGGTCGAACTGCTCACCCGCATCGTCGGCGTCGAGCGCGTCTCACACGAGGCGCAGGCCACCCGCGATCTGGCCGACCTGTGCGGGCGCCTGCCGCTGGCCCTGCGCATCGCCGGCCAGCGCCTCGCCGCCCGGCCGCACGAGAGCCTCGGCAAGCTCGCCGCCCAACTCGACCGCGAGGAACGCAGGCTGGACACCCTCCAGGCGGGCGATCTGAGGGTTCGGGCCGCCTTCGCGCTCTCGTACCGACAACTCGACACCCCATCGAGGCTCCTCCTGCGGCGCTGTGCGCTCGCCGCTGGCCCAGACCTCAGCCCCGAGACCGCCGCACTCCTCGCCGGAATCCCGGTCCGCGACGCCGGACTGCGCCTGGAAGAACTCTGCGACCGCGGACTGCTCCAGGCCGATGCAACGGCCGAGCGCTACCGGCTCCATGACCTTCTCAAGCTGTTCGCGGCCGAACAGTCGACCGCCGAGGACGACCCGGCGACCCGGGACGAAGCGCTGGACCGCACCGCCCGCTGGATGCTGGCCCGGGCGACCACGGCCGCGCTCCACTTCGACGCAGAGCGGCACAGCACACCGGCAGGCGACCCCGATCCCGCCACCTCCCCCGCCGGTCGCGACCAGGCCCGCGCCTGGCTGGAAGCCGAGCGGGACCAGTGGCTCGCAGCCCTGCACCACGCCCTCACCGTCGGTCGGTACCGACAGGTCCTCGACGCTGCCGAGGCGATGCACTGGTTCTCCGACCTGACCCAACACTGGCAGCAATGGACCGCCGTGTTCCAACACGGCACCGACGCCGCCCGGGCCCTCGGCAGCCAGCACGAAGAAGCGACGCAACTCAACTACCTCGCCTGGGCCCAGAACAGGTGCGCCCACAACCCCTATGCGGCACTCGAAGCCGCCGACGCCGCGCTCGCCGTGGCGCGTGCCTGCGGGGACCCGCTCCAGACAGGCTGGGCGCTGGGATATGGCGCCGGTGCGCTGCGCCGCCTCGGCCGGACGGACGAAGCCATCGCCCGGCTCCACGCGGCGGCTGCCTGCCACCGCGACAACCCGTCGACCTCGGGCAGACTCGCCGAACTGACCACCCTCAACGCGCTCGGAGAGACCCTGCGCGAACACGGCCGCGCCGATCAGGCACTCGAACACCATCTGTACGGCCTGGAGATCTGCGACCAGGGAATCTCGGGCCAGGCACCCCATCTCCTGGCCCTATTCCACGCCGTCACCCTGCAACACCTCGGCAATGACTATGCAGCTCTCGACAGATGGCAGGAGGCCGAAACTCCCCTGCGAAGGGCATGGGACACCTTCGAGGAGATGGCCATGCCGGGGTGGTCCGGGCCCGCTCAGCTGGAACTCGGACGCGTCCTGCGCCAGCTCGACCGCCTCGGGGAAGCGCGTACGGCACTGGCCGCCGCCTTGCACACGCTCACCGAGCACCACCACCCGCTCCAGAGTGAAGCCGCCGCCGAACTCCACGCCCTGGACCGTGCCCACGGCTGA
- a CDS encoding alpha/beta hydrolase: protein MKRTAVLGAFALSIAALTMTIGAPVSASPAEGERALERFRKQPVDWTACRDVSLGASRTRCARITVPLDYGRPGGRTIEIAISRITSSDPAKRRGILQTNPGGPGVRGLGMPRDLRRVMSPGVAAAYDVIGMDTRGLGESTPADCGLDRSSWLLYAPGADRAGFDESVRLTREDARRCWDEQADLLPYLSTRNTARDVDMVRSVLGEAKTSWFGHSYGTVLGSTYAQMFPHRVDRLVLDSAPDPAEYPLRMVRRTGLANERALDDFARWVAPRHGEYGLGRTPAEVRAGVEAMVVRARKAPIHLGGHRMSDHELPLLFYVLVTDDTADPQFAQLLRTLLKAEAVAATAGGKPITVPPWLQSTLDLLFASVGSDRAADYAGQLGIVCADAAMPSDPEHYWRAVQRSRASQPVFGPMTHAPLPCAFWQEQPRESLTRIDNEVPALQVQATGDSRTTYESGLRMHRAMRASRLVTVPVRAHTLYGHYPNDCVEETVNTYLLRGTLPARDIVCAR, encoded by the coding sequence ATGAAGAGAACCGCAGTTCTCGGCGCGTTCGCCCTGTCGATCGCGGCCCTCACCATGACCATCGGAGCGCCCGTCAGCGCATCCCCTGCTGAGGGCGAGCGCGCACTGGAGCGGTTTAGGAAGCAGCCCGTCGACTGGACCGCCTGTAGGGACGTCTCGCTTGGCGCGAGCCGCACGCGCTGCGCGCGGATCACCGTCCCGCTCGACTACGGCAGGCCGGGAGGCCGCACGATCGAGATCGCCATCTCTCGGATCACCTCGTCCGATCCGGCTAAGCGGCGCGGCATCCTCCAGACCAACCCGGGCGGGCCCGGGGTCCGGGGCTTGGGCATGCCGCGGGATCTGCGGAGGGTGATGAGCCCCGGGGTGGCGGCGGCGTACGACGTGATCGGTATGGACACCCGCGGGCTCGGCGAGAGCACTCCCGCGGACTGCGGGCTGGATCGCAGCAGCTGGCTCCTGTACGCGCCGGGGGCCGATCGGGCGGGGTTCGACGAGAGCGTGCGGCTCACCCGGGAGGACGCCCGCAGGTGCTGGGACGAGCAAGCCGATCTGCTGCCGTATCTGTCGACCCGCAATACCGCCCGGGACGTGGACATGGTCCGCAGTGTTCTGGGCGAGGCGAAGACCTCGTGGTTCGGGCATTCGTACGGGACGGTCCTGGGCTCCACCTACGCCCAGATGTTCCCGCACCGGGTCGATCGGCTGGTCCTGGACAGTGCACCGGACCCCGCCGAGTACCCGCTGCGGATGGTGCGCCGTACGGGCCTCGCCAATGAGCGGGCGCTCGACGACTTCGCCCGTTGGGTCGCGCCGCGGCACGGTGAGTACGGGCTCGGACGTACACCAGCTGAGGTGCGCGCCGGAGTCGAGGCCATGGTCGTACGGGCGCGGAAGGCACCGATCCACCTCGGTGGACATCGGATGAGCGACCATGAGTTGCCGCTGCTGTTCTACGTCTTGGTGACCGATGACACGGCGGACCCGCAGTTCGCCCAGCTGCTGCGGACCCTGTTGAAGGCGGAAGCGGTCGCGGCCACGGCGGGTGGTAAGCCGATCACCGTACCGCCGTGGCTCCAGAGCACCCTGGACCTGCTGTTCGCGTCCGTGGGTTCCGACCGGGCGGCGGACTACGCGGGCCAGTTGGGAATCGTCTGTGCCGACGCGGCCATGCCCAGCGACCCGGAGCACTACTGGCGAGCCGTGCAGCGCTCCCGTGCATCACAACCGGTGTTCGGACCCATGACCCATGCGCCGCTCCCCTGCGCGTTCTGGCAGGAGCAGCCGCGCGAGTCGCTGACCAGGATCGACAATGAGGTCCCCGCGCTCCAGGTCCAGGCGACCGGGGACTCCCGAACCACCTATGAGTCGGGTCTGCGGATGCACCGGGCGATGCGCGCCTCCCGGCTGGTGACCGTGCCCGTCCGGGCGCACACGCTCTACGGCCACTACCCCAACGACTGCGTCGAAGAGACGGTGAACACCTATCTACTGCGCGGGACACTGCCCGCCCGGGATATCGTCTGTGCCCGCTGA